One window of the Rosa rugosa chromosome 3, drRosRugo1.1, whole genome shotgun sequence genome contains the following:
- the LOC133735491 gene encoding protein ALP1-like — MQVPEVDKPIYRMRKGEIATNVLGTCDRNMMFIFVFPGWEGSVSDSRVLRDALSRPNGLKVPRGFYYLVDAGYANSEGFLAPYRGTSYHIEEWESRRHRQQYFNMKHASARNVIERCFGVLKGCWAILRSPSFYPIDTQTQIILACCLLHNFIRREMSQDPMEQQVNLNYNGITRVQSSNRSNM, encoded by the exons ATGCAAGTACCTGAGGTTGATAAGCCAATATATCGAATGCGGAAGGGGGAAATTGCAACAAATGTCCTAGGTACATGTGATCGAAACATGATGTTCATCTTTGTGTTTCCGGGATGGGAGGGTTCAGTCTCAGATTCTAGAGTTCTTCGTGATGCATTGAGTAGGCCTAACGGATTAAAAGTTCCCAGAG GTTTCTATTATCTAGTGGATGCTGGATATGCAAATAGTGAGGGCTTTCTTGCGCCATATCGAGGAACTAGTTACCATATTGAGGAATGGGAGAGTCGTAGACATCGTCAGCAGTACTTTAATATGAAGCATGCCTCTGCAAGAAATGTGATTGAGAGATGTTTTGGAGTTCTTAAGGGTTGTTGGGCTATCTTAAGAAGTCCTTCCTTCTATCCGATAGATACTCAGACACAAATAATCCTTGCTTGTTGTCTTCTGCATAACTTTATTAGAAGAGAAATGTCTCAAGATCCAATGGAGCAACAAGTAAATCTAAACTACAATGGTATAACGAGGGTGCAAAGTTCTAATCGATCTAATATGTAA